In Streptomyces sp. NBC_00414, a single window of DNA contains:
- a CDS encoding helix-turn-helix domain-containing protein, producing MAAGERPLNEVQFLTVAEVASVMRVSKMTVYRLVHSGHLPAIRVGRSFRVPEQAVHEYLRESYVGVETA from the coding sequence GGCGAGAGGCCTCTGAACGAGGTTCAGTTCCTTACCGTGGCGGAAGTCGCCTCGGTGATGCGAGTGTCGAAGATGACCGTGTACCGCTTGGTGCACAGCGGTCATCTGCCCGCGATCCGGGTGGGGAGGTCGTTCCGCGTCCCGGAGCAAGCGGTTCACGAGTACCTTCGCGAGTCCTACGTGGGGGTGGAGACAGCCTGA
- a CDS encoding 30S ribosomal protein bS22 — protein MGSVIKKRRKRMAKKKHRKLLKRTRVQRRNKK, from the coding sequence GTGGGCTCTGTTATCAAGAAGCGGCGTAAGCGGATGGCCAAGAAGAAGCACCGCAAGCTGCTCAAGCGCACTCGCGTTCAGCGACGCAACAAGAAGTAG
- a CDS encoding NAD-dependent epimerase/dehydratase family protein → MGKVVLVTGVARQLGGRFVRRIQRDPEVDRVVAVDAVAPEHHLGGADFVRADIRQPTIARLLAEHSVDTVVHMDVTGTPLGSGSRATVKETNVIGTMQLLGACQKSPTVKRLVVKSSTNVYGSAPRDPAVFTETTPPKSLPSGGFAKDTVEVEGYVRGFARRRPDVAVCVLRFANILGPSADTPLAAYFSLPVLPTVLGYDPRLQFVHEDDVIDVLRIASHEPDRGTLNSGTFNITGDGVLLLSQCARRLGRPTVPVLMPAISWVGSALRTVGMTDFSPEQLRLLTHGRVVATNQMRETLGYQPKFTTAETFADFARSRGPGLLPPEALAGAVDRIAALPALGGGHPPTQSAN, encoded by the coding sequence TTGGGGAAGGTCGTGCTCGTGACCGGAGTGGCCCGTCAGCTGGGGGGCCGGTTCGTACGACGGATCCAGCGTGACCCCGAAGTGGACCGGGTGGTCGCCGTGGACGCGGTCGCGCCCGAGCACCACCTGGGCGGAGCGGATTTCGTACGGGCCGACATAAGGCAGCCCACCATCGCCAGGCTGCTGGCCGAGCACTCCGTGGACACGGTCGTGCACATGGACGTGACGGGCACCCCGCTGGGCAGCGGAAGCCGGGCCACGGTCAAGGAGACCAACGTCATCGGCACCATGCAGTTGCTCGGTGCCTGCCAGAAGTCGCCGACGGTCAAGCGGCTGGTCGTGAAGTCCAGTACGAACGTCTATGGATCGGCGCCCCGTGACCCGGCCGTCTTCACCGAGACGACCCCGCCCAAGTCGCTGCCCAGCGGCGGCTTCGCGAAGGACACGGTCGAGGTCGAGGGGTACGTGCGAGGGTTCGCGCGGCGGCGGCCCGACGTCGCCGTGTGCGTGCTGCGGTTCGCGAACATCCTCGGACCGAGCGCGGACACCCCGCTCGCCGCGTACTTCTCGCTGCCCGTGCTGCCGACCGTCCTCGGCTACGACCCGCGGCTGCAGTTCGTGCACGAGGACGACGTGATCGACGTACTGCGGATCGCCTCGCACGAACCGGACCGGGGCACGCTCAACAGCGGCACGTTCAACATCACCGGCGACGGCGTCCTGCTGCTCTCGCAGTGCGCGCGCAGGCTGGGCCGGCCCACGGTCCCGGTGCTGATGCCCGCGATCAGCTGGGTGGGCTCGGCACTGCGTACGGTGGGCATGACGGACTTCTCGCCCGAGCAGCTGAGGCTGCTCACCCATGGCCGGGTCGTGGCGACGAACCAGATGCGCGAGACGCTCGGATACCAGCCGAAATTCACGACGGCGGAGACGTTCGCGGACTTCGCCCGCAGCCGGGGCCCCGGACTGCTGCCGCCCGAGGCCCTTGCGGGGGCCGTCGACCGGATCGCCGCACTGCCCGCACTGGGCGGTGGCCACCCCCCGACGCAGAGCGCCAACTGA
- a CDS encoding lysophospholipid acyltransferase family protein, with protein MADAKVIPFDDDRSRGSAVQRPARRRGAGSRRKGEPTAVHEVQPLPARTIQQDDVPVTHEEPAADSAAVDTPQGDGWERRVAGGLSFLRRRLTGEYEVDDFGYDQELTEQVLMSLVRPLYEKYFRVEVKGIENIPSEGGALIVANHSGTLPLDGLMMQVAVHDNHPENRHLRLLAADLVFMLPVVNELARKAGHTLACAEDAERLLQRGELVGVMPEGFKGIGKPFSERYKLQRFGRGGFVSTALRQGTPIIPCSIVGAEEIYPMIGNAKTLARLLGFPYFPITPTFPWLGPLGAVPLPTKWTIQFGEPIRTDGYPPEAAEDPMLMFNLTDQVREQIQHTLYKLLVQRRSVFF; from the coding sequence ATGGCGGACGCCAAGGTCATTCCGTTCGACGACGACCGGTCCCGCGGGAGTGCCGTACAACGGCCCGCGCGGCGCCGGGGGGCGGGGAGCAGGCGCAAGGGCGAGCCCACGGCGGTTCACGAGGTCCAGCCACTGCCCGCACGAACGATTCAGCAGGATGATGTTCCTGTGACGCATGAGGAACCGGCTGCTGATTCGGCCGCTGTGGACACGCCGCAGGGCGATGGCTGGGAGCGGCGCGTCGCCGGCGGCCTGTCGTTCCTGCGCCGGCGCCTGACGGGTGAGTACGAGGTCGACGACTTCGGTTACGACCAGGAGCTCACCGAGCAGGTCCTGATGTCTCTGGTGCGCCCCCTCTACGAGAAGTACTTCCGCGTCGAGGTGAAGGGCATCGAGAACATCCCGTCGGAGGGCGGGGCGCTGATCGTGGCCAACCACTCGGGGACGCTGCCGCTTGACGGCCTGATGATGCAGGTCGCGGTCCACGACAACCATCCCGAGAACCGGCACCTGCGGCTGCTCGCGGCCGACCTGGTCTTCATGCTGCCCGTGGTCAACGAGCTGGCCCGCAAGGCCGGCCACACCCTCGCGTGCGCGGAGGACGCCGAAAGGCTTCTGCAGCGCGGCGAGCTGGTCGGGGTGATGCCGGAGGGCTTCAAGGGCATCGGCAAGCCGTTCAGCGAGCGCTACAAGCTGCAGCGCTTCGGCCGCGGCGGCTTCGTGTCGACCGCGCTGCGCCAGGGCACACCGATCATTCCGTGCTCGATCGTGGGCGCGGAGGAGATCTATCCGATGATCGGCAACGCGAAGACCCTCGCGCGGCTGCTCGGGTTCCCGTACTTCCCGATCACGCCGACCTTCCCGTGGCTCGGTCCGCTGGGCGCGGTCCCGCTGCCGACGAAGTGGACGATCCAGTTCGGCGAGCCGATCCGCACGGACGGCTATCCGCCGGAGGCGGCCGAGGACCCGATGCTGATGTTCAACCTGACGGACCAGGTGCGGGAACAGATCCAGCACACGCTGTACAAGCTGTTGGTCCAGCGCCGCTCGGTGTTCTTCTAG